Genomic segment of Chitinophaga varians:
TCGTACTTGCTCATATTATCGATCTCTTTACCCTGCAGCAAGGCCTGAATAGCATTGGAGTTCGTTTTATCGTTGTCCGTGATGCGCTGCATTTCTTCTACCAGTTTCCTTATAGTGGTGTCCTGTGTTTTGATGACTGGAGAGGTGATGGCTTTTAACTCCGGGTCCTGGGCTTGTGCGGCCTGAAAGGTTAACAAAAAGATAAAGGGTGCAGGCAGCACTTTCATCCATTTGAAAGTCCGGGAATTTTTTCCGGGCTGTACTAACGGCAATGAATAATTACAGGTGGCCTCTGGACCATTACCATGCTTCATTTCCGTTGGTAGGTGTTTTAACATGTTCTTTTTGCTTTTTGTTAACAAAAATTTTAGAAAATATGATGCCAAAATCATCAAGCTACAAAGATAAATAATTAATAATAGTTAAAATTAAATCATGATAGGTGGTACACATGGGCATTTGAGCAATATATTTTGAATTATCAGCAGGTGACTTACCTTTGCACCCAAATTTGATCCACTTTTCATGCTGAATGACAAAAAGATAGTGGTTGTGTTACCAGCCTACAACGCAGCACTTACACTGGAAAAGACGTTCCGGGAAATCCCTTTCGACATCGTGGACGATGTGGTACTGGTAGATGATGCCAGTAAGGATGACACCCTGGAAGTAGGAAGACAATTAGGGATTAAACACCTGATACGCCATGACAATAACAAGGGGTATGGCGGCAACCAGAAATCCTGTTACAACAAGGCGCTGGAGCTGGGAGCGGACGTAGTGGTGATGCTTCACCCCGATTATCAGTATACGCCCAAGCTGATCACCGCCATGTGCAGCATCATCGCCAATGACCTGTACCCGGTTGTTTTCGGTTCCCGTATCCTGGGCAAAGGCGCGCTGAAAGGCGGAATGCCCATGTACAAATACATATTTAACCGTATGCTCACACTGACGCAGAATATTCTGATCGGTCAGAAGCTGAGCGAGTACCATACCGGTTACCGCACCTTTTCGGGAGAAGTGCTGAAGAACATCAATTACATGGCCAACAGTGATGACTTTGTCTTTGATAATGAAATGATTTCGCAGATATTCATGAAAGGATACGATATTGCGGAAATAACCTGCCCCACCAAGTACTTTGAAGAAGCGTCCAGCATCAACTTCAAACGGAGCGCCATCTATGGCCTTGGTGTGTTAAGGGTGTCTTTGCAGCACCGTTTGCATATGTGGGGCCTTTTTAAAGGAAAGATTTATTAAAAAATTCGTATAGTCAGTGAGTTTAGCGCAGCAGTATCGATTAGCTACCAAATATATCCGGTATTATTTTACCTCCGGGAACCGTCATGATGTCCATTCCCCGTTCGTTTTCTCCCTTATAGAAGACGTATTGCTGGATAAAACCCGTCATGCCGCCTTCGGCGAGATAGAACAGCTGCGCAAACAACTGCTGGCCAGCACCGAAACCCTGCAGGTCACCGATCTGGGGGCCGGCTCCCTTATTTCTTCGGGCAACGAACG
This window contains:
- a CDS encoding glycosyltransferase family 2 protein translates to MLNDKKIVVVLPAYNAALTLEKTFREIPFDIVDDVVLVDDASKDDTLEVGRQLGIKHLIRHDNNKGYGGNQKSCYNKALELGADVVVMLHPDYQYTPKLITAMCSIIANDLYPVVFGSRILGKGALKGGMPMYKYIFNRMLTLTQNILIGQKLSEYHTGYRTFSGEVLKNINYMANSDDFVFDNEMISQIFMKGYDIAEITCPTKYFEEASSINFKRSAIYGLGVLRVSLQHRLHMWGLFKGKIY